A single Streptomyces sp. 2114.4 DNA region contains:
- a CDS encoding GntP family permease: MFLAATPATPPPPPHTGGLIALIPGTAGLLTVAALGIALLLVLIIKVRLQPFVALLTVSIAVGLAAGLSVTELFGTVQKSDAVSMIETGMGGILGHVAIIIGLGTMLGAILEVSGGAEVLSSRLLRLFGERREPLAMGLTGLIFGIPVFFDVGIFVLAPIVYAAAKRSGKSILLYCMPLLAGLSMTHAFLPPHPGPVAAAGLFKVDLGWIILMGILCGIPAVLAAWGYAAWIGKRLFVPVPQDMVEAADEAKAAVAAEKTAAGVRTDEAPVPLATVLTIIGTPLLLILLATFSSIAIAPSPGRSVIEFFGHPFVALTIALLMSYYLLGIRRGWSRKSLETVSTASLKPVGNIILVVGAGGIFGAVLKGSGVATALSDTFHHVGLPVIVLAYLLSLVLRVAQGSATVAIVTTAGIVVPLVEGQGLSQAQLALIIMAISAGSIFASHVNDGGFWMVSKYFGITERDTLKSWTVLESVLSVVGFAVAVLVSLVV; this comes from the coding sequence TGATCGCCCTGATACCGGGCACCGCGGGACTCCTGACGGTCGCCGCCCTGGGCATCGCCCTGCTCCTCGTTCTGATCATCAAGGTCCGGCTGCAGCCGTTCGTCGCGCTGCTCACGGTCTCCATCGCGGTGGGCCTGGCCGCCGGGCTCTCCGTCACCGAACTCTTCGGCACGGTCCAGAAATCCGACGCCGTCTCGATGATCGAAACCGGTATGGGCGGCATCCTCGGGCACGTCGCCATCATCATCGGCCTGGGCACCATGCTCGGCGCGATCCTCGAAGTCTCCGGCGGCGCCGAGGTGTTGAGCTCCCGGCTGCTCCGCCTCTTCGGCGAGCGGCGCGAACCGCTCGCCATGGGCCTGACCGGCCTGATCTTCGGCATCCCCGTCTTTTTCGACGTCGGCATCTTCGTCCTCGCCCCGATCGTCTACGCGGCGGCGAAGCGGAGTGGCAAGTCGATCCTCCTCTACTGCATGCCGCTGCTCGCGGGCCTGTCCATGACCCACGCCTTCCTGCCGCCGCACCCCGGCCCGGTCGCCGCCGCCGGCCTCTTCAAGGTCGACCTCGGGTGGATCATCCTCATGGGCATCCTCTGCGGCATCCCGGCGGTGCTCGCCGCCTGGGGCTACGCGGCCTGGATCGGCAAGCGGCTGTTCGTCCCCGTCCCCCAGGACATGGTCGAGGCGGCGGACGAAGCCAAGGCCGCGGTCGCCGCGGAGAAGACCGCGGCCGGCGTCAGGACCGACGAGGCACCGGTCCCCCTGGCCACCGTCCTCACCATCATCGGCACCCCGCTGCTCCTCATCCTCCTGGCGACCTTCTCCTCCATCGCCATCGCTCCCTCGCCCGGCCGCTCGGTGATCGAGTTCTTCGGCCACCCCTTCGTCGCCCTGACCATCGCCCTGCTGATGTCGTACTACCTGCTGGGCATCCGCCGAGGCTGGTCCCGCAAGTCCCTGGAGACGGTCTCCACCGCCTCGCTCAAGCCGGTCGGCAACATCATCCTGGTCGTCGGCGCCGGCGGCATCTTCGGCGCCGTCCTCAAGGGCAGCGGTGTCGCCACCGCCCTCTCCGACACCTTCCACCACGTCGGCCTCCCCGTCATCGTCCTCGCCTACCTCCTCTCCCTCGTCCTCCGCGTCGCCCAGGGCTCCGCCACGGTCGCCATCGTCACCACGGCCGGCATCGTCGTCCCCCTCGTCGAGGGCCAGGGCCTGTCCCAGGCCCAGCTGGCGCTGATCATCATGGCGATCTCGGCGGGGTCGATCTTCGCGTCCCATGTGAACGACGGGGGATTCTGGATGGTCAGCAAGTACTTCGGCATCACGGAACGCGACACGCTCAAGTCCTGGACGGTGCTGGAATCCGTGCTCTCGGTTGTGGGGTTCGCGGTGGCGGTGCTGGTGAGCTTGGTCGTGTAG